Proteins encoded in a region of the Planococcus citri chromosome 1, ihPlaCitr1.1, whole genome shotgun sequence genome:
- the LOC135837601 gene encoding uncharacterized protein LOC135837601 — translation MPAIGPVYQPTTYNVGYEPQSEWPQQTRRSRVSKFLDWVQSDECCGKIFLGSVAVVAFVVTIILVESVTRLITGHYIIFGSESAVISVLVYCLFVTFILASCILLFMMYLRFLRNKRFYFWPFMRKEGLSRQMSGQGRNGQAMILNPSTDLLVTPAQYGPVTEAPPTMHEEDETKNLMSNDSKEINEETEERPNDLDPRIVLRPPGHRDDA, via the exons ATGCCAGCGATCGGACCAGTCTATCAACCGACCACGTACAACGTAGGTTACGAGCCCCAATCCGAATGGCCTCAGCAAACTCGTCGAAGTCGTGTATCGAAATTCCTCGACTGGGTTCAATCGGACGAATGCTGTGGCAAGATTTTCCTCGGCTCTGTGGCCGTCGTAGCCTTCGTCGTGACTATCATACTAGTAGAAAGCGTTACGAGATTGATAACAGGCCATTATATAATATTCGGTAGCGAAAGCGCCGTTATCTCGGTTCTAGTTTACTGTTTATTCGTCACCTTCATCTTGGCCAGTTGTATTCTGTTATTCATGATGTATCTGCGTTTCCTGCGAAACAAACGATTCTACTTTTGGCCATTTATGCGTAAAGAAGGATTATCTAGGCAGATGAGTGGTCAAGGCAGAAATGGACAG GCGATGATTCTGAACCCTTCGACGGATCTACTCGTGACACCAGCTCAATACGGTCCGGTTACCGAAGCACCTCCGACGATGCACGAAGAAGACGAGACCAAGAACTTGATGAGTAACGATAGTAAAGAAAT TAACGAAGAAACCGAAGAAAGACCGAACGATCTGGATCCCAGGATTGTTCTACGACCACCTGGACACAGAGATGACGCTTAA